A single Argentina anserina chromosome 7, drPotAnse1.1, whole genome shotgun sequence DNA region contains:
- the LOC126803456 gene encoding uncharacterized mitochondrial protein AtMg00860-like: protein MSWSRHKTPTEIRSFLGLGGYYRRFIEGFSSIASPLTKLTNKDIQFVWTEECEKTFNELNTRLITAPVLTIHTSRGDSGIYSDASNQRLGCVLMQDGSVVAYGSSLN from the coding sequence aTGAGTTGGAGTCGCCATAAGACTCCTACAGAGATCCGTAGTTTCCTTGGGTTGGGGGGTTACTACCGGAGATTCATTGAAGGGTTCTCTAGTATTGCTTCGcctttgaccaagttgaccaacaAGGATATTCAGTTTGTGTGGACTGAAGAATGTGAGAAGACATTCAATGAGCTGAATACTAGATTGATTAcggctccagtgttgacaatTCACACTAGCAGGGGTGATTCTGGCATTTATAGTGATGCTTCTAACCAACGTTTGGGGTGTGTATTGATGCAGGATGGCAGTGTAGTTGCTTACGGCTCAAGTCTCAATTAG
- the LOC126803221 gene encoding uncharacterized protein At2g27730, mitochondrial: protein MALRSVQSRVVINRALLLARSRFYSDGKGKILSEEERAAENVYIKKMERERLEKLKQKAAKEKAENEKVIADKKTDGTH, encoded by the exons ATGGCGCTGAGATCTGTTCAGAGCCGAGTTGTGATCAATCGAGCCTTGTTGTTGGCTCGCTCCCGTTTTTACAGTGACGGAAAAGGCAAGATTCTCAGCGAGGAGGAACGCGCAGCTGAGAACGTCTACATCAAG AAAATGGAGAGGGAGAGGCTGGAGAAGCTGAAGCAAAAGGCTGCCAAAGAAAAAGCTGAGAATGAGAAAGTAATTGCTGATAAG AAGACTGACGGGACCCATTAA